A genomic segment from Salvia splendens isolate huo1 chromosome 13, SspV2, whole genome shotgun sequence encodes:
- the LOC121761534 gene encoding probable ADP-ribosylation factor GTPase-activating protein AGD15 — MNEKASVSKRLNAKHAKILLDLLKQPGNKECADCRNKGPRWASINLGIFICMQCSGIHRSLGVHISKVRSTTLDTWLPDQVAFMQAMGNEKANSYWEMDLPAVFYRSPIETFIKAKYVSRRWAPTTPQPIPEIYEENNSLTTLTRKEIPKRARRYSLDEEFFIKGIPNIEAQTSSHCRAESFDFGESFEESPSPVSFEACPSIKNVDAGTDLFSLLYVSEETQDRTVVPPSRWATFE; from the exons ATGAATGAGAAGGCATCTGTTTCCAAAAGGCTCAATGCCAAACATGCAAAG ATACTATTAGATCTTCTTAAACAACCGGGAAACAAGGAATGTGCAGATTGTCGGAACAA GGGTCCACGGTGGGCAAGCATCAACCTCGGGATATTCATATGTATGCAATGCTCTGGAATACACCGCAGTCTTGGAGTGCACATCTCCAAG GTAAGATCTACGACGTTGGACACATGGCTCCCCGACCAGGTTGCCTTCATGCAGG CGATGGGGAACGAGAAGGCCAACAGCTACTGGGAAATGGACTTACCAGCAGTGTTTTACAGAAGTCCAATTGAAACCTTCATTAAGGCCAA GTACGTGAGTCGAAGATGGGCTCCAACGACCCCACAGCCAATACCCGAGATCTATGAAGAGAACAACTCTTTAACCACCTTAACAAGAAAGGAGATTCcaaagagagcaagaagataCTCTCTGGATGAAGAGTTTTTCATCAAGGGAATCCCGAATATTGAAGCTCAAACATCATCACATTGTCGCGCG GAATCTTTTGATTTTGGGGAATCCTTCGAAGAATCTCCATCTCCGGTCAGTTTTGAGGCATGCCCGTCTATTAAGAATGTGGATGCCGGTACAGATCTCTTTAGCCTGCTCTACGTGTCGGAAGAAACACAAGATCGTACCGTTGTGCCTCCATCGCGATGGGCTACTTTTGAGT GA
- the LOC121762211 gene encoding uncharacterized protein LOC121762211 isoform X2 — protein sequence MPPPLSYLLLDALQHENEVGEENELEDGNRNTGVAEEEDEDEDADFNPFLKETNSMEASSSLSSEVEDLDLDVADSKGKQCAAVGNESGKHRDTSGDVENCDENVMHAVISSGKEVGENLDLIYSPTTEQESVLLNQSGNGSLFDKENGLTRQVDIDRATDSRKLMVDVDAEGAICMRTRARYSLASFTLDELETFLQETDDEDDLQNVDDEEEYRKFLAAVLRGDDSQNLQENANVDDEDEENDADFELELEEALESEPEEVEERRTTRRNRSQKASIEHSKRLAGQLSRPLRPLLPFASIESLSTAEGRHLTPNFSSSHMPPVNNGYTYGFTPHQIGQLHCLIHEHIQLLIQVFSLSVLEPGKSHIASEVKELAVQMVQKRDQALAWRTVPYPSFCFFPPYIHPSVLDGNQNMLPSTDGNKIAQQNLPCGSNRELDSDEQAGSSQTPEYHSWVPYVCGPVLSVTDVAPLKLVENYIDDVSSAVRAYERHQIERGFETPGQKEPLFPLHNSLCSPESVGQGEMEENTPLDSNKAPSPSASHRLPKKNMATTLLERAKNQPVAPVPKEIARLAQRFWSLFNPALYPHKPAPASLTTRVLFTDAEDELLALGLMEYNTDWKAIQQRFLPCKSRHQIFVRQKNRASSKAPENPIKSVRRIKNAPLTLEEIARIELGLKKFKLDFMSIWRFFLPYRDPSLLPRQWRIATGTQKSYKSDANKKAKRRLYEFKRKSSKPSPSSWHSSSEKEGDSSDNAVEETNSGDNHIDKEDEAYVHEAFLADWMPENHASSSFPSGLLSQESSQVKDKPGYRDFRPPTYSKSALASRPSTSEIVMRPYRARKPNHARLVKLAPDLPPVNLPPSVRIMSQSAFKNSQAITSAKDSGNIMRNAGLMAKNQTLHAGRNMQVGVGSSVQSGVTRNNHVNVTTKNQQRNLSDVATNKLTVERGDSDLQMHPLLFQAPQDCQLPYYPSSPSTSSSFSFFPGNQPQLSLSLFHNPRHIRDAVNFLSKSSKPPEKNAAPSAVDFHPLLQRTDDVGANSLATHPAGRLPPTAASKPPIRNHLSSTSKASVDGNSSALGTKGSSLSKKGNELDLNIHLSLSAKNRESRNTIIRDTSRSLAAPTSGVIESESAKDYTPDVMSNQFDSTETPMATPRNRGSRKVADDMHDESLPEIVMEQEELSDSEEEFGENVEFECEEMADSEAESTSDSEQVVNVPNEEMHLDETDADIDARQLQNDHGSNPCSTSEACSIELDTTGLHVKPNALSLNLNSCPPASQSNPKNAYEFGPFGTRAGDDKFLVDLKGSGKVQKRMSKHLSGDTPSRTPRKRVCRSNSNSNAATIVENSKNVAKVEFG from the exons ATGCCACCGCCGCTGAGTTATCTATTGTTG GATGCTTTGCAACATGAGAATGAGGTGGGTGAAGAGAACGAATTGGAGGATGGTAACCGAAACACAGGTGTGGCTGAGGAAGAGGACGAGGATGAAGATGCGGATTTCAATCCTTTTTTAAAAGAGACGAATTCAATGGAAGCCTCCTCAAGTTTGAGTTCTGAAGTTGAAGACCTGGACTTGGATGTTGCTGACAGCAAGGGAAAGCAATGTGCTGCGGTTGGTAACGAGTCCGGAAAACATAGGGACACCAGTGGGGATGTTGAGAACTGCGATGAAAATGTGATGCATGCTGTAATTTCTTCTGGAAAAGAAGTTGGGGAAAATTTGGACCTTATTTATTCTCCGACTACAGAGCAGGAGTCCGTATTGTTAAATCAATCTGGTAATGGATCACTATTTGACAAGGAAAATGGATTAACCAGACAAGTAGATATTGACCGTGCAACAGATTCCAGGAAATTAATGGTTGATGTGGATGCTGAGGGTGCCATCTGTATGCGAACTAGGGCTCGTTATTCTCTTGCAAGTTTCACACTTGATGAGCTTGAAACTTTCCTTCAAGaaactgatgatgaagatgatctTCAAAATgttgatgatgaagaggaatatAGAAAATTTTTGGCAGCTGTTTTAAGAGGTGACGATTCCCAGAATTTGCAAGAGAATGCAAAtgttgatgatgaagatgaagaaaatgatGCTGACTTTGAGCTTGAACTTGAAGAGGCACTGGAAAGTGAACCAGAGGAGGTTGAAGAAAGAAGAACGACTAGGCGGAATAGAAGCCAAAAAGCCTCCATTGAACACAGCAAGAGGTTAGCAGGACAGTTGAGTAGACCACTGCGACCACTCTTACCATTTGCATCAATCGAATCCTTATCAACTGCAGAAGGAAGACACTTAACACCCAACTTTTCTTCATCCCATATGCCTCCTGTAAATAATGGCTACACCTATGGATTCACCCCACATCAGATAGGGCAATTGCATTGTCTTATTCACGAGCACATACAACTACTTATTCAGGTTTTCTCGTTATCTGTTCTTGAGCCTGGGAAAAGCCATATTGCTTCCGAGGTTAAAGAATTAGCCGTACAGATGGTTCAGAAACGTGATCAAGCTCTGGCGTGGAGAACAGTTCCATATCCGAGCTTTTGCTTCTTCCCCCCATATATCCATCCATCCGTGCTAGATGGGAATCAGAACATGCTTCCATCTACAGATGGCAATAAAATTGCACAACAGAATCTTCCCTGTGGAAGCAACAGAGAGCTGGACTCCGATGAACAGGCAGGCTCTTCTCAGACTCCAGAATACCATTCATGGGTTCCTTATGTTTGTGGTCCAGTGCTGTCTGTCACAGATGTAGCTCCACTCAAACTAGTTGAAAACTATATTGATGATGTTTCTTCTG CTGTGCGTGCATATGAACGCCATCAAATTGAACGTGGTTTTGAGACTCCTGGTCAAAAGGAGCCCTTGTTTCCTCTTCACAATTCCCTATGCTCCCCTGAGTCTGTTGGTCAAGGAGAAATGGAGGAGAACACTCCCCTAGATTCTAACAAGGCGCCTTCACCCTCTGCCAGCCATCGACTGCCCAAGAAGAATATGGCCACAACTCTGCTTGAAAGGGCCAAAAATCAACCAGTTGCTCCTGTTCCTAAGGAAATTGCTAGACTAGCTCAGAGGTTTTGGTCTTTGTTTAATCCTGCCCTTTATCCTCACAAGCCAGCTCCTGCTTCTCTTACTACGCGGGTGCTTTTTACCGATGCAGAGGATGA ATTACTAGCCTTGGGTTTGATGGAATACAATACTGACTGGAAAGCTATACAGCAGCGATTTCTTCCTTGCAAATCTAGGCATCAG ATTTTCGTGAGGCAAAAGAATCGTGCATCATCAAAAGCGCCAGAAAATCCAATAAAG TCTGTGAGAAGGATAAAAAACGCCCCCTTGACCTTGGAGGAAATTGCTCGTATTGAACTG GGATTGAAAAAGTTTAAACTCGACTTCATGTCCATATGGAGATTCTTTCTTCCTTATAGAGATCCCTCCCTGCTTCCGAGGCAGTGGCGCATTGCTACTGGTACCCAGAAATCATATAAATCTGATGCGAACAAGAAAGCAAAGCGTCGTCTGTATGAATTCAAAAGAAAAAGTAGCAAACCTTCTCCCTCAAGTTGGCATTCATCATCTGAGAAAGAG GGTGACAGTTCTGATAATGCTGTTGAAGAAACAAACAGTGGAGATAATCACATAGACAAAGAAGATGAAGCATATGTCCATGAAGCATTTTTAGCAGATTGGATGCCAGAAAACCATGCTTCTTCCAGTTTTCCCAGTGGCCTGCTATCCCAGGAGAGTTCTCAGGTGAAAGATAAACCTGGTTATCGAGACTTCCGACCCCCAACATATTCCAAGTCTGCACTTGCTTCAAG GCCATCCACTTCCGAAATAGTTATGCGGCCCTACCGTGCTCGGAAACCAAATCATGCACGCCTGGTCAAATTAGCTCCTGATTTGCCTCCTGTCAATCTGCCTCCATCCGTTCGAATTATGTCACAATCAGCTTTCAAGAACTCTCAAGCCATCACATCTGCAAAAGATTCGGGCAATATTATGAGAAATGCTGGTTTGATGGCAAAAAATCAGACTTTGCACGCTGGGAGAAATATGCAGGTGGGAGTTGGCTCTTCCGTGCAATCTGGAGTAACAAGGAACAACCATGTTAATGTTACTACTAAAAATCAGCAGCGAAATCTTTCTGATGTCGCTACTAACAAACTTACAGTAGAGAGAGGCGACTCGGATCTTCAGATGCATCCTCTGCTATTCCAGGCACCTCAGGATTGTCAATTGCCTTACTACCCCAGCAGTCCTAGCACGTCTAGTTCGTTCTCTTTCTTTCCAGGAAATCAACCGCAATTAAGTCTCAGTCTTTTTCACAACCCCCGGCATATAAGAGATGCTGTGAACTTTCTCAGCAAGTCATCCAAGCCTCCTGAAAAGAACGCTGCACCATCCGCTGTTGACTTTCATCCACTTTTACAGAGAACTGATGATGTGGGTGCAAATTCTTTAGCTACACATCCTGCTGGAAGACTTCCTCCCACTGCAGCGTCGAAGCCTCCAATTCGGAATCATCTTTCCTCGACGAGTAAGGCATCTGTAGATGGCAACTCAAGTGCTTTAGGTACAAAGGGCAGCAGCCTTAGTAAAAAGGGCAATGAACTAGACTTGAATATCCACCTCAGTTTGTCAGCCAAGAATCGAGAAAGCAGAAATACGATTATACGTGATACTAGCAGATCACTAGCTGCTCCCACGTCTGGTGtcatagaatctgaaagtgctAAAGATTATACTCCAGATGTGATGAGCAATCAGTTCGACTCAACTGAGACTCCAATGGCTACTCCTAGAAACAGAGGAAGTAGGAAAGTGGCTGACGACATGCATGATGAGTCCCTCCCGGAAATTGTAATGGAACAGGAAGAGTTGAGCGACTCTGAGGAAGAGTTTGGGGAAAACGTCGAGTTTGAGTGTGAGGAGATGGCCGATTCAGAAGCAGAGAGTACATCTGACTCGGAACAAGTTGTCAACGTGCCAAATGAG GAAATGCACCTAGATGAAACAGACGCAGATATTGACGCCAGGCAGCTCCAGAATGACCATGGAAGCAATCCTTGCAGCACATCAGAAGCATGCTCGATAGAATTGGATACCACCGGGCTTCATGTGAAGCCGAATGCACTCTCCCTGAATTTAAATTCTTGCCCTCCTGCTTCTCAATCAAACCCCAAGAATGCGTATGAATTTGGACCATTTGGTACTAGGGCAGGAGACGATAAATTTCTCGTTGATTTAAAGGGCTCCGGCAAGGTGCAGAAACGCATGTCTAAGCATCTCAGCGGCGACACTCCATCAAGAACTCCCAGAAAACGTGTCTGCAGATCCAATTCTAACTCAAACGCTGCCACCATTGTAGAAAATTCAAAGAATGTTGCCAAGGTTGAATTTGGTTAA
- the LOC121762212 gene encoding putative pentatricopeptide repeat-containing protein At3g15130: MLLCHLRKFHTASSSTTTYATILRHCVETSNLCKAKSIHAKLIKASDHEPDSIFIHNHLINAYVKCGDTANALQLFDEMPDRNVVSWTALIAGFAQKGFPSQTLSLFSAMHRSSVRPNEFTFVSVLQACSFSEIFGLISAFQVFAMVIKFGFENNVYLVNALLTTLIRHGEFDEAVSLFEACLDRDVVSWNAIFDGFLKFGCDSIPNFWRRMLFEGVKPDAFTFATVLTGLAELSALETGLQVHSLLVKSGHGRERCVGNALVDMYLKSGRLDQGFLAFDEIPSKDVCSWTQIATGCLNCGEPTEALKVIGRMRRDGIRPNKFTLATGINACASLSSLDEGLKLQALVAKLGDEVDVCVENALLDMYAKGGQMDGAVRVLISMRERTVVSWTTMIMGFAQNGEAEEALNVFEEMRAQGERPNRITLVSLLYACSQGGFIERGLTYFSSMTEEFGIVPSEDHYVCVVNLLGRVGRIREAEELILRIPFEPSAVVWQTLLGACRLHGDVETARRAAKGALAADRDDPSTYVLMSNTFADFEDWGSARTLREWLEIRDIKKMPGTSWVEIGETD, from the coding sequence ATGTTACTTTGTCATCTCAGAAAGTTCCACACAGCAAGTTCATCAACCACTACCTATGCCACCATTCTGCGCCACTGCGTGGAGACTTCAAATCTATGCAAAGCCAAATCAATCCACGCAAAACTCATTAAAGCATCCGATCACGAACCAGATTCCATCTTCATCCACAACCATCTCATCAACGCATACGTCAAATGCGGGGACACCGCAAACGCCCTCCAACTGTTCGACGAAATGCCAGACCGAAACGTGGTTTCTTGGACTGCCCTGATTGCCGGTTTCGCTCAAAAGGGCTTCCCTTCTCAaacactctctctcttctcaGCTATGCACAGGAGCTCCGTTCGCCCCAACGAGTTCACCTTCGTGAGCGTGCTCCAAGCTTGCTCCTTTTCGGAGATTTTCGGCTTGATCTCCGCTTTCCAGGTTTTTGCGATGGTGATCAAGTTCGGATTCGAGAACAATGTGTATTTGGTGAATGCGTTGCTCACTACTTTGATAAGGCATGGTGAGTTTGATGAAGCTGTTAGTCTATTCGAGGCGTGCCTCGACAGAGATGTCGTGTCGTGGAATGCTATATTCGACGGTTTCTTGAAGTTCGGTTGTGATTCGATACCTAATTTCTGGCGTAGGATGCTCTTTGAGGGTGTGAAACCGGATGCGTTCACGTTTGCAACCGTTCTCACGGGGCTGGCTGAGTTGTCGGCTCTTGAAACCGGGCTGCAAGTCCATTCCCTCCTTGTGAAATCCGGCCATGGAAGGGAGAGATGTGTAGGCAATGCTTTGGTGGATATGTACTTGAAAAGTGGCAGACTAGACCAAGGTTTTCTAGCGTTTGATGAGATCCCATCGAAGGATGTGTGTTCTTGGACTCAGATAGCCACGGGTTGCCTCAACTGTGGTGAGCCAACGGAGGCGCTTAAGGTGATCGGGAGGATGAGGAGAGATGGGATTCGACCTAACAAATTCACTCTAGCAACAGGGATCAACGCGTGTGCTAGTCTTTCGAGCCTCGATGAAGGGCTGAAATTGCAAGCTTTGGTGGCTAAACTAGGTGATGAAGTTGATGTCTGTGTGGAAAATGCCCTGCTTGACATGTATGCAAAAGGCGGGCAGATGGATGGTGCGGTGAGGGTGCTCATCTCGATGAGAGAGCGCACAGTCGTGTCATGGACCACGATGATCATGGGGTTCGCGCAGAAcggggaggcggaggaagctcTCAACGTTTTCGAAGAGATGAGAGCCCAGGGGGAGAGGCCTAATCGCATCACACTCGTCTCGTTGCTGTATGCTTGCAGCCAAGGGGGGTTCATCGAAAGAGGGCTTACATATTTCTCTTCGATGACAGAAGAATTCGGGATTGTGCCGAGCGAGGATCACTACGTCTGCGTGGTGAACCTGCTTGGCCGGGTGGGGCGGATACGGGAGGCAGAGGAGCTGATCCTCCGCATCCCGTTCGAGCCGAGCGCCGTCGTGTGGCAAACGCTGCTCGGGGCTTGCCGTCTCCACGGGGATGTGGAGACAGCGAGACGGGCCGCGAAGGGAGCATTGGCGGCCGATCGGGACGATCCCTCGACGTACGTGTTGATGTCCAATACTTTCGCGGATTTCGAGGATTGGGGGAGTGCAAGGACATTGAGAGAGTGGTTGGAGATTAGGGATATCAAGAAAATGCCCGGCACGAGCTGGGTTGAGATCGGTGAGACGGATTAG
- the LOC121762211 gene encoding uncharacterized protein LOC121762211 isoform X1 codes for MSGCSTSVSTEVRDPNQDNAVVDCFNLSKASDQDALQHENEVGEENELEDGNRNTGVAEEEDEDEDADFNPFLKETNSMEASSSLSSEVEDLDLDVADSKGKQCAAVGNESGKHRDTSGDVENCDENVMHAVISSGKEVGENLDLIYSPTTEQESVLLNQSGNGSLFDKENGLTRQVDIDRATDSRKLMVDVDAEGAICMRTRARYSLASFTLDELETFLQETDDEDDLQNVDDEEEYRKFLAAVLRGDDSQNLQENANVDDEDEENDADFELELEEALESEPEEVEERRTTRRNRSQKASIEHSKRLAGQLSRPLRPLLPFASIESLSTAEGRHLTPNFSSSHMPPVNNGYTYGFTPHQIGQLHCLIHEHIQLLIQVFSLSVLEPGKSHIASEVKELAVQMVQKRDQALAWRTVPYPSFCFFPPYIHPSVLDGNQNMLPSTDGNKIAQQNLPCGSNRELDSDEQAGSSQTPEYHSWVPYVCGPVLSVTDVAPLKLVENYIDDVSSAVRAYERHQIERGFETPGQKEPLFPLHNSLCSPESVGQGEMEENTPLDSNKAPSPSASHRLPKKNMATTLLERAKNQPVAPVPKEIARLAQRFWSLFNPALYPHKPAPASLTTRVLFTDAEDELLALGLMEYNTDWKAIQQRFLPCKSRHQIFVRQKNRASSKAPENPIKSVRRIKNAPLTLEEIARIELGLKKFKLDFMSIWRFFLPYRDPSLLPRQWRIATGTQKSYKSDANKKAKRRLYEFKRKSSKPSPSSWHSSSEKEGDSSDNAVEETNSGDNHIDKEDEAYVHEAFLADWMPENHASSSFPSGLLSQESSQVKDKPGYRDFRPPTYSKSALASRPSTSEIVMRPYRARKPNHARLVKLAPDLPPVNLPPSVRIMSQSAFKNSQAITSAKDSGNIMRNAGLMAKNQTLHAGRNMQVGVGSSVQSGVTRNNHVNVTTKNQQRNLSDVATNKLTVERGDSDLQMHPLLFQAPQDCQLPYYPSSPSTSSSFSFFPGNQPQLSLSLFHNPRHIRDAVNFLSKSSKPPEKNAAPSAVDFHPLLQRTDDVGANSLATHPAGRLPPTAASKPPIRNHLSSTSKASVDGNSSALGTKGSSLSKKGNELDLNIHLSLSAKNRESRNTIIRDTSRSLAAPTSGVIESESAKDYTPDVMSNQFDSTETPMATPRNRGSRKVADDMHDESLPEIVMEQEELSDSEEEFGENVEFECEEMADSEAESTSDSEQVVNVPNEEMHLDETDADIDARQLQNDHGSNPCSTSEACSIELDTTGLHVKPNALSLNLNSCPPASQSNPKNAYEFGPFGTRAGDDKFLVDLKGSGKVQKRMSKHLSGDTPSRTPRKRVCRSNSNSNAATIVENSKNVAKVEFG; via the exons ATGTCGGGGTGCTCTACGTCAGTATCTACTGAAGTTCGAGACCCGAATCAGGACAATGCTGTTGTTGATTGCTTTAACTTATCTAAAGCCTCGGACCAGGATGCTTTGCAACATGAGAATGAGGTGGGTGAAGAGAACGAATTGGAGGATGGTAACCGAAACACAGGTGTGGCTGAGGAAGAGGACGAGGATGAAGATGCGGATTTCAATCCTTTTTTAAAAGAGACGAATTCAATGGAAGCCTCCTCAAGTTTGAGTTCTGAAGTTGAAGACCTGGACTTGGATGTTGCTGACAGCAAGGGAAAGCAATGTGCTGCGGTTGGTAACGAGTCCGGAAAACATAGGGACACCAGTGGGGATGTTGAGAACTGCGATGAAAATGTGATGCATGCTGTAATTTCTTCTGGAAAAGAAGTTGGGGAAAATTTGGACCTTATTTATTCTCCGACTACAGAGCAGGAGTCCGTATTGTTAAATCAATCTGGTAATGGATCACTATTTGACAAGGAAAATGGATTAACCAGACAAGTAGATATTGACCGTGCAACAGATTCCAGGAAATTAATGGTTGATGTGGATGCTGAGGGTGCCATCTGTATGCGAACTAGGGCTCGTTATTCTCTTGCAAGTTTCACACTTGATGAGCTTGAAACTTTCCTTCAAGaaactgatgatgaagatgatctTCAAAATgttgatgatgaagaggaatatAGAAAATTTTTGGCAGCTGTTTTAAGAGGTGACGATTCCCAGAATTTGCAAGAGAATGCAAAtgttgatgatgaagatgaagaaaatgatGCTGACTTTGAGCTTGAACTTGAAGAGGCACTGGAAAGTGAACCAGAGGAGGTTGAAGAAAGAAGAACGACTAGGCGGAATAGAAGCCAAAAAGCCTCCATTGAACACAGCAAGAGGTTAGCAGGACAGTTGAGTAGACCACTGCGACCACTCTTACCATTTGCATCAATCGAATCCTTATCAACTGCAGAAGGAAGACACTTAACACCCAACTTTTCTTCATCCCATATGCCTCCTGTAAATAATGGCTACACCTATGGATTCACCCCACATCAGATAGGGCAATTGCATTGTCTTATTCACGAGCACATACAACTACTTATTCAGGTTTTCTCGTTATCTGTTCTTGAGCCTGGGAAAAGCCATATTGCTTCCGAGGTTAAAGAATTAGCCGTACAGATGGTTCAGAAACGTGATCAAGCTCTGGCGTGGAGAACAGTTCCATATCCGAGCTTTTGCTTCTTCCCCCCATATATCCATCCATCCGTGCTAGATGGGAATCAGAACATGCTTCCATCTACAGATGGCAATAAAATTGCACAACAGAATCTTCCCTGTGGAAGCAACAGAGAGCTGGACTCCGATGAACAGGCAGGCTCTTCTCAGACTCCAGAATACCATTCATGGGTTCCTTATGTTTGTGGTCCAGTGCTGTCTGTCACAGATGTAGCTCCACTCAAACTAGTTGAAAACTATATTGATGATGTTTCTTCTG CTGTGCGTGCATATGAACGCCATCAAATTGAACGTGGTTTTGAGACTCCTGGTCAAAAGGAGCCCTTGTTTCCTCTTCACAATTCCCTATGCTCCCCTGAGTCTGTTGGTCAAGGAGAAATGGAGGAGAACACTCCCCTAGATTCTAACAAGGCGCCTTCACCCTCTGCCAGCCATCGACTGCCCAAGAAGAATATGGCCACAACTCTGCTTGAAAGGGCCAAAAATCAACCAGTTGCTCCTGTTCCTAAGGAAATTGCTAGACTAGCTCAGAGGTTTTGGTCTTTGTTTAATCCTGCCCTTTATCCTCACAAGCCAGCTCCTGCTTCTCTTACTACGCGGGTGCTTTTTACCGATGCAGAGGATGA ATTACTAGCCTTGGGTTTGATGGAATACAATACTGACTGGAAAGCTATACAGCAGCGATTTCTTCCTTGCAAATCTAGGCATCAG ATTTTCGTGAGGCAAAAGAATCGTGCATCATCAAAAGCGCCAGAAAATCCAATAAAG TCTGTGAGAAGGATAAAAAACGCCCCCTTGACCTTGGAGGAAATTGCTCGTATTGAACTG GGATTGAAAAAGTTTAAACTCGACTTCATGTCCATATGGAGATTCTTTCTTCCTTATAGAGATCCCTCCCTGCTTCCGAGGCAGTGGCGCATTGCTACTGGTACCCAGAAATCATATAAATCTGATGCGAACAAGAAAGCAAAGCGTCGTCTGTATGAATTCAAAAGAAAAAGTAGCAAACCTTCTCCCTCAAGTTGGCATTCATCATCTGAGAAAGAG GGTGACAGTTCTGATAATGCTGTTGAAGAAACAAACAGTGGAGATAATCACATAGACAAAGAAGATGAAGCATATGTCCATGAAGCATTTTTAGCAGATTGGATGCCAGAAAACCATGCTTCTTCCAGTTTTCCCAGTGGCCTGCTATCCCAGGAGAGTTCTCAGGTGAAAGATAAACCTGGTTATCGAGACTTCCGACCCCCAACATATTCCAAGTCTGCACTTGCTTCAAG GCCATCCACTTCCGAAATAGTTATGCGGCCCTACCGTGCTCGGAAACCAAATCATGCACGCCTGGTCAAATTAGCTCCTGATTTGCCTCCTGTCAATCTGCCTCCATCCGTTCGAATTATGTCACAATCAGCTTTCAAGAACTCTCAAGCCATCACATCTGCAAAAGATTCGGGCAATATTATGAGAAATGCTGGTTTGATGGCAAAAAATCAGACTTTGCACGCTGGGAGAAATATGCAGGTGGGAGTTGGCTCTTCCGTGCAATCTGGAGTAACAAGGAACAACCATGTTAATGTTACTACTAAAAATCAGCAGCGAAATCTTTCTGATGTCGCTACTAACAAACTTACAGTAGAGAGAGGCGACTCGGATCTTCAGATGCATCCTCTGCTATTCCAGGCACCTCAGGATTGTCAATTGCCTTACTACCCCAGCAGTCCTAGCACGTCTAGTTCGTTCTCTTTCTTTCCAGGAAATCAACCGCAATTAAGTCTCAGTCTTTTTCACAACCCCCGGCATATAAGAGATGCTGTGAACTTTCTCAGCAAGTCATCCAAGCCTCCTGAAAAGAACGCTGCACCATCCGCTGTTGACTTTCATCCACTTTTACAGAGAACTGATGATGTGGGTGCAAATTCTTTAGCTACACATCCTGCTGGAAGACTTCCTCCCACTGCAGCGTCGAAGCCTCCAATTCGGAATCATCTTTCCTCGACGAGTAAGGCATCTGTAGATGGCAACTCAAGTGCTTTAGGTACAAAGGGCAGCAGCCTTAGTAAAAAGGGCAATGAACTAGACTTGAATATCCACCTCAGTTTGTCAGCCAAGAATCGAGAAAGCAGAAATACGATTATACGTGATACTAGCAGATCACTAGCTGCTCCCACGTCTGGTGtcatagaatctgaaagtgctAAAGATTATACTCCAGATGTGATGAGCAATCAGTTCGACTCAACTGAGACTCCAATGGCTACTCCTAGAAACAGAGGAAGTAGGAAAGTGGCTGACGACATGCATGATGAGTCCCTCCCGGAAATTGTAATGGAACAGGAAGAGTTGAGCGACTCTGAGGAAGAGTTTGGGGAAAACGTCGAGTTTGAGTGTGAGGAGATGGCCGATTCAGAAGCAGAGAGTACATCTGACTCGGAACAAGTTGTCAACGTGCCAAATGAG GAAATGCACCTAGATGAAACAGACGCAGATATTGACGCCAGGCAGCTCCAGAATGACCATGGAAGCAATCCTTGCAGCACATCAGAAGCATGCTCGATAGAATTGGATACCACCGGGCTTCATGTGAAGCCGAATGCACTCTCCCTGAATTTAAATTCTTGCCCTCCTGCTTCTCAATCAAACCCCAAGAATGCGTATGAATTTGGACCATTTGGTACTAGGGCAGGAGACGATAAATTTCTCGTTGATTTAAAGGGCTCCGGCAAGGTGCAGAAACGCATGTCTAAGCATCTCAGCGGCGACACTCCATCAAGAACTCCCAGAAAACGTGTCTGCAGATCCAATTCTAACTCAAACGCTGCCACCATTGTAGAAAATTCAAAGAATGTTGCCAAGGTTGAATTTGGTTAA